One region of Thunnus albacares chromosome 8, fThuAlb1.1, whole genome shotgun sequence genomic DNA includes:
- the LOC122987308 gene encoding serum paraoxonase/arylesterase 2-like, which translates to MAAMKKVLIATVVAAFAAFIGHRFLKLKEMTLATREVPLKHLNCHYVKNIEYGAEDITILRDGLAFLSTGLKYPGMPSFSDEPGKIYVLDLLHPDPTPVELQIKGELDLSTFNPHGISVYTDEADDSVYLFTVNHPQHKSQVEIFHFVEENTLEHLKTITHPLLHSVNDIVAVGVESFYATNDHYFPNDALHFLTLMLGLPWCDVVYYSPEEVRVAADGFLSSNGINISPDKRYIYVSDIIDHEIDVFERQEGEQLVYLKSVAVGSLCDNIEVEHRTGDIWLGCHPNAMKLSVFNPEDPPGSEVIRIKNINSQQPVVSQVYADNGRVIMGSSVAASHEKKLLIGTVFQKALLCNLK; encoded by the exons ATGGCTGCCATGAAGAAAGTACTGATTGCAactgttgttgctgcttttgCAGCTTTCATTGGACACAGATTTCTCAAACTAAA GGAAATGACCCTTGCTACCAGAGAAGTGCCTCTGAAACACCTCAACTGTCATTATGTAAAGAACATTG aATATGGTGCAGAGGATATCACAATACTTAGAGATGGACTGGCCTTTCTAAGCACa GGGTTAAAGTATCCTGGAATGCCTTCGTTCTCTGATGAACCGGGAAAGATTTACGTTTTGGACTTGCTACACCCAGATCCAACTCCAGTGGAGCTGCAAATCAAAGGAGAGCTTGACCTCAGTACTTTCAACCCACATGGCATTAGTGTATATACTGATGAAGCAG ATGACTCTGTGTACCTGTTCACTGTCAATCACCCTCAGCACAAAAGCCAAGTAGAGATCTTTCATTTTGTTGAGGAGAATACTCTTGAACATCTAAAAACTATCACCCACCCCCTTCTCCATAG TGTGAATGACATTGTTGCAGTGGGAGTAGAGAGCTTCTACGCCACAAATGATCATTACTTTCCCAATGATGCACTTCACTTTCTGACTCTCATGTTGGGTCTTCCCTGGTGTGATGTGGTGTACTACAGTCCAGAGGAAGTGAGGGTTGCAGCCGATGGCTTTCTGTCCTCAAATGGCATCAACATATCACCTGACAAACG gtaTATTTATGTTTCAGATATCATAGACCACGAGATAGATGTTTTTGAGAGACAAGAAGGGGAACAGTTAGTGTATCTTAAG TCCGTAGCTGTCGGGTCGCTGTGTGATAACATCGAGGTGGAGCACAGAACAGGTGACATATGGCTGGGTTGTCATCCAAATGCCATGAAGTTGTCAGTGTTTAACCCTGAAGATCCACCTGGCTCAGAG GTCATCCGGATCAAGAACATTAACTCACAGCAACCAGTGGTGAGCCAAGTGTACGCGGATAACGGCCGTGTGATCATGGGCTCCTCTGTGGCAGCTTCCCATGAGAAGAAGTTGCTTATTGGCACTGTTTTCCAAAAAGCCCTTTTATGTAATTTGAAATAG
- the LOC122987306 gene encoding potassium channel subfamily K member 5-like: MADKGPFLTSCIIFYLSIGAAIFQILEEPNWESAKVKYLLQQENLLKNHACLTRADLDQILEIVSEAAGQGVTITGDKNRKPWDWANSVIFAATIVTTIGYGNVAPKTRGGRVFCILYGLCGIPLCLVWISDLGSFFGDRAKRLSQVLIRKGVSVKKVQFTCTAIFLLWGLLVHLVIPPFVFMFMEGWTYLEGLYFSFITLTTVGFGDYVAGVNPNIKYPRLYRVFAELWIYMGLAWLSLFFSWNVHMVVEAHKVFKKRRHKHRPFYDQDQDEPEEDKRNPDVKPTVIDIFNFLSEKEEDYSTVIKDIAITAKKTKPAENINRSKSCSDILTTNIEKLDHSPRHRRMMSISEVFMNKKAKQNGSEEEERRSPIQENCGNSESAECVRTNNEENGDSCAFDSENDGINFTVPPKETTEEESVQLSDGGGTRFTISKVAEGDLLIDKDEKG, from the exons ATGGCTGATAAGGGTCCGTTTTTAACTTCATGTATTATTTTCTACCTATCTATCGGGGCGGCTATATTCCAGATTCTTGAGGAGCCAAATTGGGAATCAGCCAAAGTCAAATATCTCCTTCAACAGGAAAACCTTTTGAAGAACCATGCTTGTTTAACAAGAGCTGATCTGGATCAGATTTTGGAG ATTGTATCAGAGGCTGCAGGCCAAGGTGTGACCATCACCGGGGACAAAAATCGTAAACCGTGGGATTGGGCAAACTCTGTCATCTTTGCTGCCACTATTGTCACTACTATAG GTTACGGTAATGTTGCCCCTAAGACTAGAGGTGGCCGTGTGTTCTGCATTCTGTATGGTCTGTGTGGGATCCCGCTGTGTCTGGTGTGGATAAGTGACCTGGGTTCATTCTTTGGAGATCGGGCCAAACGTCTGTCCCAGGTTCTGATCCGTAAAGGTGTTTCAGTG aaaaaGGTCCAGTTTACCTGCACAGCCATATTCCTGTTATGGGGACTGCTGGTGCACCTGGTGATCCCtccatttgttttcatgtttatggAAGGATGGACTTACTTGGAGGGTCTCTACTTTTCTTTCATCACACTCACAACTGTTGGCTTTGGAGATTATGTGGCAG GTGTGAATCCAAATATCAAATATCCTAGATTGTACAGAGTATTTGCAGAGTTATGGATCTACATGGGCCTGGCCTGGCTGTCTCTGTTCTTCAGCTGGAATGTCCACATGGTAGTGGAGGCTCACAAGGTGTTCAAGAAAAGAAGACACAAGCACAGACCCTTCTATGACCAGGACCAGGATGAGCCTGAAGAGGACAAGCGCAACCCAGATGTGAAGCCAACCGTCATTGATATTTTCAACTTCCTATCTGAGAAGGAGGAAGACTACAGCACTGTCATCAAGGATATTGCAAtcacagcaaagaaaacaaagcccGCAGAAAACATAAATCGCTCAAAGAGCTGCAGTGACATCTTGACCACCAACATCGAGAAGCTGGATCATTCGCCACGGCACAGACGCATGATGAGTATCAGTGAAGTGTTCATGAACAAGAAGGCCAAACAGAATggcagtgaagaagaggagaggcgTTCTCCGATCCAAGAAAATTGTGGAAACTCTGAATCAGCAGAATGTGTGAGGACGAATAATGAAGAGAACGGGGACAGCTGTGCATTTGATTCAGAAAATGATGGCATTAACTTTACTGTACCTCCCAAAGaaaccacagaggaagaaagtgtACAGCTTAGCGATGGTGGTGGGACCAGGTTTACAATATCCAAAGTAGCAGAGGGAGATTTGTTAAttgataaagatgaaaaaggatAA